The following are from one region of the Pocillopora verrucosa isolate sample1 chromosome 3, ASM3666991v2, whole genome shotgun sequence genome:
- the LOC131773715 gene encoding calbindin-32-like — protein MEAGKDACMLQFNSDAKLTSEEFVKVFKEFDKDGNGYIEADELNTFLVTLLQETGNETPSPEELEKFKEYVLEKYDDNCDGKISMDELENILPTEENYLKQFRAEFSSKTMDSIQFIKIWNHYDSDKSGYMEGDEIEAFLKDLLKADDQTVSPQRISDYKNFIMDRYDENNDGKIGLKELAMILPPEENFFARFQGKKCLSKEDFDAVFDHYDADNNGEIEGSELLVLLRDVMKRMGLEPDNASELEKMKDVVLGVSDKDNDGKLSKSELSLLLSDMN, from the exons ATGGAGGCCGGTAAGGATGCTTGTATGCTGCAATTTAATAGCGATGCGAAACTAACGTCAGAAGAATTCGTGAAAGTCTTCAAGGAATTTGACAAAGACG GGAATGGTTACATAGAAGCAGACGAGCTGAATACGTTTTTGGTGACTCTCCTGCAAGAGACAGGCAACGAG aCACCATCACCAGAGGAACTTGAGAAATTCAAGGAGTATGTGCTAGAAAAGTATGATGACAACTGTGACGGCAAAATAAGTATGGATGAG CTCGAAAACATTCTTCCTACAGAGGAAAACTACTTGAAGCAGTTTCGAGCAGAGTTCTCAAGTAAGACAATGGACAGTATCCAATTCATAAAG ATCTGGAATCACTATGATAGTGACAAGAGTGGGTACATGGAGGGAGACGAAATCGAGGCGTTTTTGAAAGATTTGTTGAAAGCAGACGATCAAACTGTGTCCCCGCAGCGAATTTCGGACTACAAAAATTTCATA atgGATCGCTACGACGAAAACAACGACGGAAAAATTGGATTAAAAGAACTTGCTAT GATCCTGCCTCCTGAGGAGAACTTCTTTGCCAGGTTTCAG GGaaagaaatgtttatcaaaGGAGGACTTCGACGCAGTGTTCGACCATTATGATGCG gATAACAACGGTGAGATTGAAGGCTCTGAACTGTTGGTTCTTCTGCGTGACGTCATGAAACGGATGGGACTG GAACCTGACAATGCTTCAGAGCTGGAAAAAATGAAGGACGTCGTACTTGGAGTCAGCGATAAAGACAATGATGGAAAACTTTCCAAAAGCGAGCTGTCACTGCTATTGTCTGACATGAATTAG